In Rhipicephalus microplus isolate Deutch F79 chromosome 7, USDA_Rmic, whole genome shotgun sequence, one genomic interval encodes:
- the LOC142767037 gene encoding uncharacterized protein LOC142767037 isoform X2 yields the protein MEMNDEADWMFMAMLQGSALRATPLVIDALAARESIDENPHGIGSVAVCEETTDEDGARNLQTTSSSTAGEMETGPAPQGKRGGGGELLPLQCPTHVL from the exons ATGGAGATGAATGATGAAGCTGACTGGATGTTCATGGCAATGCTACAGGGGTCAGCTCTACGCGCTACACCAC TCGTTATCGATGCCTTGGCCGCGCGGGAGAGCATTGACGAGAATCCCCATG GTATCGGGAGCGTCGCGGTGTGTGAGGAAACGACGGACGAAGACGGAGCACGTAATTTGC AAACCACCAGTTCATCAACCGCCGGCGAGATGGAAACGGGCCCAGCGCCACAAGGGAAAAGAGGTGGCGGAGGTGAGCTTCTACCGCTGCAGTGCCCCACACATGTGCTTTAA
- the LOC142767037 gene encoding uncharacterized protein LOC142767037 isoform X1 — protein sequence MEMNDEADWMFMAMLQGSALRATPRKHCVSQKLATSDNSVILTALFVLTTVVIDALAARESIDENPHGIGSVAVCEETTDEDGARNLQTTSSSTAGEMETGPAPQGKRGGGGELLPLQCPTHVL from the exons ATGGAGATGAATGATGAAGCTGACTGGATGTTCATGGCAATGCTACAGGGGTCAGCTCTACGCGCTACACCACGTAAGCATTGTGTCTCGCAAAAATTAGCTACGAGCGATAACAGCGTCATTCTAACGGCTTTGTTTGTGCTCACTACAGTCGTTATCGATGCCTTGGCCGCGCGGGAGAGCATTGACGAGAATCCCCATG GTATCGGGAGCGTCGCGGTGTGTGAGGAAACGACGGACGAAGACGGAGCACGTAATTTGC AAACCACCAGTTCATCAACCGCCGGCGAGATGGAAACGGGCCCAGCGCCACAAGGGAAAAGAGGTGGCGGAGGTGAGCTTCTACCGCTGCAGTGCCCCACACATGTGCTTTAA